The following proteins are co-located in the Pedobacter frigiditerrae genome:
- a CDS encoding DUF6588 family protein: protein MNKKRSPLKHLVVISAFLLPLNLMAQDDLGELFKSSPQDATKLVDAYMNPLFKGMGIGFNSGWNNTAKTKSFLRFDLRVTVTAAFVPTKDQTYNTNSLGLTSIRPASGSNGIGPAIIGNNAVGSKMEVYSGNTVVQTFNLPQGTGLKFAPSPQIQLTVGLPKNIDVSLRYIPGVKLGSDFGKIDQFGAGAKIELLPLIMGKKDKLVPFDLAVALGFTNTTYTKELDVNNGKYDNQDLEIKFKGFQAEAIISKKIAFFTPFASVGYHSSNSSLNAYGTYEFQTAAGSATFTDPVSLKNDDISGLKAALGFQLNLGFFRFYSSYTQAEYGFLNAGIGFGIGK from the coding sequence ATGAACAAAAAACGCTCTCCACTAAAACATTTAGTTGTTATTAGTGCTTTTTTATTGCCATTAAACTTGATGGCTCAAGATGATTTAGGTGAATTATTTAAATCTTCTCCTCAAGATGCTACTAAATTAGTAGATGCCTACATGAATCCTCTCTTCAAAGGGATGGGCATTGGATTTAACTCTGGCTGGAACAATACAGCTAAAACAAAAAGTTTTTTAAGATTTGATTTAAGGGTAACGGTAACTGCAGCTTTTGTTCCGACTAAAGATCAAACATATAATACAAATTCTTTAGGATTAACATCCATTAGACCAGCATCAGGCTCAAACGGTATTGGCCCAGCAATTATTGGAAATAATGCTGTAGGTTCTAAAATGGAAGTTTATTCAGGAAATACTGTTGTGCAAACATTTAATTTACCACAAGGTACTGGCTTAAAATTTGCACCATCTCCGCAAATTCAATTAACTGTTGGTTTACCTAAAAATATCGATGTATCACTACGTTATATTCCTGGTGTAAAATTAGGAAGTGATTTTGGCAAGATCGACCAATTTGGAGCAGGTGCCAAGATTGAATTACTTCCATTAATTATGGGTAAAAAAGATAAACTTGTCCCGTTTGACTTAGCTGTAGCTTTAGGCTTTACAAATACAACATATACTAAAGAACTTGATGTAAATAATGGAAAGTATGACAATCAAGATTTAGAAATTAAGTTTAAAGGGTTTCAAGCAGAAGCTATTATTTCTAAAAAGATAGCATTCTTTACCCCATTTGCTAGTGTTGGATATCATTCATCAAACTCTAGCTTAAATGCTTACGGCACTTATGAATTTCAAACTGCAGCGGGCTCTGCTACATTCACAGATCCTGTTTCACTTAAAAACGATGACATTAGTGGCTTAAAAGCTGCATTAGGCTTTCAGTTAAACTTAGGTTTCTTTAGATTTTATAGCTCCTATACACAAGCCGAATACGGTTTCCTTAACGCTGGTATTGGTTTCGGCATAGGCAAATAA
- a CDS encoding RluA family pseudouridine synthase, with product MENNNIDQEEEQDLFEHFNIVVDKGQSLLRIDKFLMHRLENASRNRIQNAIDAGNVLVNKKTVKSSYKVKPNDEISIVFAHPPRDTEVYPEDIPIDIVYEDADLLVVNKPAGMVVHPGFNNYTGTLVNALAYHFEQLPTLPGNDGRPGLVHRIDKDTSGLLLISKNEITMTKLAKQFFDHTITRKYIALAWGDIEKDGRVEGFIGRSLKNRIIMDVYDDEEKGKWSATNYSVLERLGYVTLISCQLETGRTHQIRAHMQHIGHPLFSDANYGGDKILKGTTFTKYKQFVSNCFEMLPRQALHAQTLGFIHPTTQKYMEFQAPLPEDFKSVLLKWRNYAALPQ from the coding sequence ATGGAAAACAATAATATTGATCAGGAAGAAGAGCAGGATTTATTTGAGCATTTTAATATTGTTGTAGATAAAGGACAGTCTTTGCTTCGTATTGACAAGTTTTTGATGCACCGCCTAGAGAATGCATCAAGAAATAGAATTCAGAATGCCATAGATGCTGGGAATGTTTTGGTTAACAAGAAAACAGTTAAATCAAGTTATAAGGTTAAACCTAATGACGAGATTTCCATTGTATTTGCTCATCCACCACGTGATACAGAGGTTTACCCGGAAGATATTCCGATAGATATTGTTTATGAGGATGCTGATTTATTGGTTGTAAACAAACCAGCTGGTATGGTTGTCCATCCAGGTTTTAACAATTATACAGGCACCTTAGTAAATGCATTGGCTTATCATTTTGAGCAATTACCAACTTTGCCAGGTAATGATGGTAGACCAGGTTTAGTACACAGAATTGATAAAGATACATCAGGACTTTTGCTAATTAGCAAAAACGAAATTACAATGACCAAACTGGCTAAGCAGTTTTTTGACCACACAATTACCCGAAAATACATAGCACTAGCTTGGGGCGATATAGAAAAGGACGGTAGAGTAGAAGGTTTTATTGGTCGTAGCTTAAAAAATAGAATTATCATGGATGTGTATGATGATGAAGAAAAAGGTAAATGGTCTGCTACAAACTATAGTGTTTTAGAGCGTTTAGGTTATGTGACTTTAATTAGCTGCCAATTAGAAACTGGGCGTACACATCAAATCAGAGCACATATGCAACATATTGGTCACCCATTATTTAGTGATGCAAACTATGGTGGCGATAAAATTTTGAAAGGCACAACCTTTACTAAATACAAACAGTTTGTAAGCAATTGTTTTGAAATGTTGCCTCGCCAAGCTTTACACGCACAAACTTTAGGTTTTATACATCCAACTACACAAAAATACATGGAGTTTCAGGCACCATTGCCAGAAGATTTTAAATCTGTATTGTTAAAATGGAGAAATTACGCAGCATTGCCTCAATAA
- a CDS encoding redoxin family protein, which produces MNLRYPFFVCLLFIGFTSSAQKELVQIKPAKPEIGEKVVISFLSKNLTLRPVLTFSYSNFFEMANTIPLIQNGNHWETSFVVPRYAKYASFYIKQGDSTYRPDAKSHYELIFYKHGKPVFDTYLYKSYSLSTQMGKSDSLKIKVNHLIEKEIALYPNNYAAKLKLLANKMADDKPNAQKYLKEALMLIENKLNENPTQMGNINQVTMGYLIMGENKRIDTLKAMLLKKYPKSEVAYEYLYEDAYKTKIETERIKKLEQLLAYTTNGESSTLSGIHQKLFEYYAKVKNEKKALQHARVVAAVQNPWLPKEIKELAFTLAENNLALDTALKYAEKSLKMVEEYPFGVIRYFPEYGYIPGYVANKPALIQQQTGEILSIIGNIYVRQKKYALAEEKLNQSIALSKNIAVYNNLAYLYEQTNRPKLAFDAYRKILLQMPVDSAILSSFKKNYLAYNGKFDGFEEQLTLMQQDWEKLNLPKLQAGKLNITAPMFSNVYDMKGQLVDPTVFKDKVVVLDFWATWCVPCIEGFPYMQKVYNQYAKNKDVVFMIMNSGSKNSLQDAITWVSNNKFTFPIYYNDRKLAEAFNVNTIPSTFIIDKSSKIQYKTVGFEGPIMEAKLLLEIKDLLAQ; this is translated from the coding sequence ATGAATTTACGTTATCCTTTCTTTGTTTGCCTTTTATTTATCGGATTTACCAGCTCGGCTCAAAAAGAATTGGTACAAATTAAACCTGCCAAACCTGAAATTGGAGAAAAGGTTGTCATCAGTTTTTTATCTAAAAACTTAACATTAAGGCCTGTTTTAACATTTAGCTACAGCAACTTTTTTGAGATGGCTAATACAATTCCGCTAATTCAAAATGGTAACCATTGGGAAACTTCTTTTGTGGTGCCTAGATATGCAAAATATGCCTCATTCTATATTAAACAAGGTGATAGTACTTATCGGCCAGATGCCAAAAGCCACTATGAACTTATTTTTTACAAACATGGTAAACCAGTTTTTGATACTTATTTGTACAAATCTTATAGTTTAAGTACTCAAATGGGTAAATCTGATTCTTTAAAAATAAAGGTTAATCATTTGATAGAGAAAGAAATAGCACTTTATCCTAATAATTACGCAGCCAAGCTAAAACTCTTGGCGAACAAAATGGCAGATGATAAGCCAAATGCCCAAAAATATTTAAAGGAAGCCTTGATGCTGATTGAGAATAAATTGAATGAAAATCCTACGCAAATGGGTAACATTAATCAAGTAACAATGGGTTATTTGATAATGGGAGAAAATAAAAGGATAGACACTTTAAAAGCGATGCTTTTAAAGAAATATCCAAAGTCTGAAGTTGCTTATGAATATCTTTATGAAGATGCCTACAAAACCAAAATTGAAACAGAGCGGATTAAAAAATTAGAGCAATTGTTAGCCTATACTACAAATGGTGAAAGTTCAACACTATCTGGGATTCATCAAAAGTTATTTGAGTATTATGCTAAAGTAAAAAATGAGAAGAAAGCATTGCAACATGCTAGGGTCGTAGCTGCTGTTCAAAATCCTTGGTTACCAAAAGAAATTAAAGAGCTAGCTTTTACACTTGCAGAGAACAATTTAGCATTAGATACCGCCTTAAAGTATGCTGAAAAGTCTCTCAAGATGGTTGAAGAATATCCATTCGGAGTAATTAGGTATTTTCCTGAATATGGTTACATTCCTGGTTATGTTGCTAATAAGCCTGCTTTAATTCAACAGCAAACAGGAGAAATATTATCAATAATTGGAAATATCTATGTAAGACAAAAGAAATATGCTTTAGCAGAAGAAAAATTAAATCAATCTATTGCACTCTCAAAAAATATTGCTGTATATAATAATCTTGCTTACTTATATGAGCAAACTAATCGACCAAAATTAGCATTTGATGCCTATAGAAAAATTCTTTTACAAATGCCTGTAGATTCAGCCATACTATCTTCTTTTAAAAAGAATTATTTAGCTTATAATGGCAAATTTGATGGTTTTGAAGAGCAGTTAACATTGATGCAACAGGATTGGGAAAAACTTAATTTGCCTAAATTACAGGCTGGAAAATTAAACATCACTGCCCCAATGTTTTCAAATGTTTATGACATGAAAGGTCAATTGGTTGATCCTACAGTTTTCAAAGATAAAGTTGTGGTTTTAGATTTTTGGGCAACTTGGTGTGTACCATGCATTGAGGGATTTCCATATATGCAGAAGGTTTACAATCAATATGCTAAAAATAAGGATGTTGTATTTATGATTATGAACTCTGGTTCAAAAAATAGTTTACAAGATGCCATAACCTGGGTTAGCAATAATAAATTCACTTTTCCTATTTATTATAACGATCGCAAATTGGCCGAGGCTTTTAATGTAAATACTATTCCATCTACTTTCATTATCGATAAATCTAGTAAAATTCAGTACAAGACAGTGGGTTTTGAAGGTCCAATTATGGAAGCTAAATTATTGCTTGAAATTAAGGATTTGTTAGCTCAATAA
- a CDS encoding 1-aminocyclopropane-1-carboxylate deaminase/D-cysteine desulfhydrase has translation MQIYSPIHQINFQSLNPIWVKRDDLIDPYISGNKWRKLKYILKDVVAKEKTHLISFGGAYSNHLVATAAAASRNNLKATAFVRGEQVENEMLLLCKLFGMRLIFTDRESYKNKQKLFDEHFGNDHQAYFIDEGGASEEATLGCAEIITELTENYDHIFCAAGTGTTAAGLLKGINQAGLNTQLNVIPVLKGGEFIEKEISKYESDLNKLNLHTDYHFGGYAKTKPELLKFIKIFSAETGMLIDPVYTAKMFFAINDLYNKNFFKKEARILAIHTGGLLGILGMKDKLNDDLK, from the coding sequence ATGCAAATCTATAGTCCAATCCATCAAATCAATTTTCAATCGTTAAACCCAATTTGGGTTAAGCGTGATGATTTAATTGACCCTTATATTTCTGGAAATAAATGGCGGAAACTCAAATATATTTTAAAGGATGTAGTTGCTAAAGAAAAAACACATCTCATAAGTTTTGGCGGCGCATATTCTAATCACTTAGTGGCAACTGCCGCAGCTGCCTCAAGAAATAATTTGAAGGCAACAGCTTTTGTACGTGGCGAACAAGTAGAAAACGAAATGTTATTGCTTTGTAAGTTATTTGGGATGAGATTAATATTTACCGACAGAGAAAGTTATAAAAACAAGCAAAAACTATTTGATGAACATTTTGGCAATGACCATCAAGCCTATTTTATCGATGAAGGTGGTGCAAGTGAAGAGGCGACTTTAGGTTGTGCAGAAATTATAACAGAACTAACCGAAAATTACGACCACATTTTTTGTGCAGCAGGAACAGGAACAACAGCAGCAGGCTTGTTAAAGGGAATAAATCAAGCAGGCTTAAACACTCAATTAAATGTTATCCCAGTTTTAAAAGGTGGGGAATTTATTGAAAAAGAAATAAGCAAATACGAATCGGATTTAAATAAACTGAATTTACATACTGATTATCATTTCGGCGGTTACGCCAAAACAAAACCAGAACTCTTAAAATTCATTAAAATATTTTCTGCAGAAACTGGAATGCTAATAGACCCTGTTTATACCGCCAAAATGTTTTTTGCCATTAATGATTTATACAATAAAAACTTTTTTAAAAAAGAAGCCAGAATATTAGCTATCCACACCGGTGGATTACTTGGTATTTTAGGGATGAAAGATAAATTGAATGATGATTTGAAATAA
- the lat gene encoding L-lysine 6-transaminase: MYKLSVAPDQVNKTLQQHILADGFDLTYDMEKSNGAYIYDSKYNRNLLDFFTCFASVPLGYNHPKMVNDEAFKHNLLLAAMANPSNSDVYTQQYAEFVKTFGRVGIPSYLPHAFFIAGGALAVENAIKVAMDWKVQKNFAKGYKEEKGFKVLHFERAFHGRTGYTLSLTNTLPDKTKWYAKFDWPRVSIPQVKFPLTGNNLATAEETETLSIAQVKQAFAENKDEICAIIIEPIQSEGGDNHLREEFLIQLRQLADENEAFLIYDEVQTGVGLTGKFWCHQHFSEEARPDIVAFGKKMQICGILVGKKVEEIETNVFNIPSRINSTWGGNLVDMVRSTQILNILEEDKLCDNAAEVGNYLQNHLHQLAQKYDKMSNVRGRGLMCAFDFPTKDLRNAFVQKGMENNVMFLGCGNQTIRFRPALCIEKKHIDLGMEVMEKILLTL, translated from the coding sequence ATGTATAAATTAAGTGTAGCACCCGACCAAGTAAACAAAACTTTACAACAACATATTTTAGCTGATGGTTTCGACCTCACCTATGATATGGAGAAAAGTAATGGAGCTTATATTTATGATTCGAAATATAACCGAAACCTATTAGACTTTTTTACTTGCTTTGCTTCTGTTCCATTGGGATATAATCATCCTAAAATGGTAAACGATGAAGCTTTTAAACATAATTTATTGTTAGCCGCAATGGCAAACCCTTCAAACTCTGATGTTTATACTCAACAATATGCAGAGTTTGTTAAAACATTTGGCCGAGTTGGAATACCTTCCTATTTACCCCATGCCTTTTTTATAGCTGGTGGTGCTTTAGCTGTAGAAAATGCAATTAAAGTAGCAATGGACTGGAAGGTTCAAAAGAATTTTGCCAAAGGTTATAAAGAAGAAAAGGGTTTCAAAGTACTTCACTTTGAAAGAGCTTTTCATGGCCGTACTGGCTACACTTTGAGTTTAACCAACACCTTACCAGATAAAACTAAATGGTATGCAAAATTCGATTGGCCAAGGGTTTCTATTCCTCAGGTTAAATTTCCATTAACTGGCAATAATTTGGCAACTGCCGAAGAAACCGAAACCTTATCAATAGCTCAAGTTAAACAGGCATTTGCTGAAAACAAAGATGAAATCTGTGCAATCATCATAGAACCAATACAATCTGAAGGCGGAGATAACCATTTACGTGAGGAGTTCTTAATTCAACTTCGCCAACTGGCTGATGAAAATGAGGCTTTTTTAATTTATGATGAAGTTCAAACTGGAGTTGGTTTAACTGGCAAGTTTTGGTGTCACCAACATTTTAGTGAAGAAGCTCGTCCGGATATTGTCGCCTTTGGCAAAAAAATGCAAATCTGCGGAATATTAGTTGGCAAAAAAGTAGAAGAAATAGAAACCAATGTGTTTAATATTCCTTCACGTATCAATTCTACTTGGGGTGGTAATTTAGTAGATATGGTTCGTTCAACGCAAATTCTAAACATTTTAGAAGAAGACAAATTGTGTGACAATGCTGCTGAAGTTGGCAATTATTTACAAAATCATTTACATCAATTAGCTCAAAAATATGATAAGATGAGTAATGTTCGTGGTCGTGGTTTAATGTGCGCTTTCGATTTTCCCACTAAGGATCTGCGTAATGCCTTTGTGCAAAAAGGGATGGAAAATAATGTTATGTTTTTGGGTTGTGGTAATCAGACTATTCGTTTCCGCCCTGCGTTATGCATAGAAAAAAAACATATCGATTTGGGAATGGAAGTGATGGAAAAGATTTTGCTAACACTTTAA
- the fmt gene encoding methionyl-tRNA formyltransferase, with the protein MKIVFMGTPDFAVASLSALQQAGLDIVGVVTAADKPAGRGQKLSESAVKKYAIENGLKVLQPLKLKDPDFIEQLKALNADLFVVVAFRMLPEIVWQMPSKGTINLHGSLLPQYRGAAPINHVIINGEKESGVTTFFLKQEIDTGDIIFSDAVEITEDETAGDLHDKLMAIGAKLIVKTVKAIEAGDYNEVPQPQSDELKSAPKIFKDFCKVDWNQNTQTAYNHIRGLSPYPTAFTVLNEKTLKIFKAEPEYKEPGISAGAFLTDGKTYLKFATKDGFIKVTDVQFEGKKRMLIDEFLRGMRL; encoded by the coding sequence ATGAAAATAGTTTTTATGGGTACGCCCGATTTCGCAGTAGCTTCTTTAAGTGCCTTACAACAAGCAGGTTTAGATATTGTTGGCGTAGTAACCGCAGCTGATAAACCTGCCGGACGTGGTCAGAAACTGAGTGAAAGTGCTGTAAAAAAATATGCTATAGAAAACGGATTGAAGGTTTTACAACCCTTAAAATTAAAAGACCCAGATTTTATTGAGCAACTTAAGGCTTTAAATGCAGATTTATTTGTGGTAGTAGCTTTTAGAATGTTGCCTGAAATTGTGTGGCAAATGCCCAGTAAAGGAACCATTAATTTACATGGTTCTTTATTGCCTCAATATCGTGGTGCTGCGCCGATTAATCACGTAATTATTAATGGTGAAAAAGAATCTGGAGTTACTACTTTCTTCTTAAAACAAGAAATAGATACTGGTGACATCATTTTTTCTGATGCTGTAGAAATTACAGAAGATGAAACTGCTGGCGATTTACACGATAAATTAATGGCAATTGGTGCTAAATTGATTGTAAAAACAGTTAAGGCGATTGAAGCAGGCGATTATAACGAAGTGCCTCAACCGCAGAGCGATGAGTTAAAATCAGCACCGAAAATATTTAAGGATTTTTGCAAGGTAGATTGGAACCAAAATACTCAAACAGCATACAATCACATCCGTGGATTAAGCCCTTACCCTACTGCTTTTACTGTTTTAAATGAAAAAACATTAAAGATTTTTAAAGCAGAACCTGAATATAAAGAACCTGGTATTTCTGCTGGCGCCTTTTTAACCGATGGAAAAACTTATTTAAAATTCGCCACCAAAGATGGTTTTATTAAGGTAACTGACGTTCAGTTTGAAGGTAAAAAACGCATGCTGATTGATGAGTTCTTGAGGGGAATGAGGTTGTAG
- a CDS encoding aminotransferase class IV, translating to MSTYILFNDEFFASEQAVIKASNRGFKFGDGLFESMRMCNGKLQFAEQHADRLKAGMKALKMEGHALLDEYFLRQKTAELLKKNKLNGNVRFRLSIYRDGEGLYTPQSNKVGYLLESIPLEQPQYELNQKGLIIDVYDDLTKQIDKLANFKTSNALLYVMAGLFQKQHRLDEAMILNQNGFLCESTSSNIFVVYQNQIYTPALSEGCVAGVMRSVVLKLAKMHNLPLIEAQINPDILNEAEEVFVTNATSGIRWVMGYGKKRYFNEVAKDLSTKLNGLI from the coding sequence ATGTCTACCTACATTTTATTTAACGATGAATTTTTCGCTTCAGAGCAAGCTGTAATTAAAGCTAGTAATCGCGGTTTTAAATTTGGCGATGGCTTGTTCGAATCTATGCGAATGTGTAATGGGAAATTGCAATTTGCAGAGCAACACGCCGACCGTTTAAAAGCTGGAATGAAAGCCTTAAAAATGGAAGGCCATGCGCTGTTAGATGAATATTTTTTAAGGCAAAAGACCGCGGAGTTGCTCAAAAAGAATAAATTAAATGGGAATGTACGTTTTAGACTTTCTATTTATCGCGATGGAGAAGGTTTGTATACACCACAGAGCAACAAGGTTGGTTATTTATTAGAAAGCATTCCCCTAGAGCAACCTCAGTATGAACTTAATCAGAAAGGTTTAATTATTGATGTTTATGACGATTTAACTAAGCAAATAGACAAGCTCGCTAACTTTAAAACTAGCAATGCATTATTGTATGTAATGGCTGGGCTTTTTCAAAAACAGCATCGTTTAGATGAAGCAATGATTTTAAACCAAAATGGTTTTTTATGCGAAAGTACAAGTTCAAATATCTTTGTTGTATATCAGAACCAAATTTATACACCTGCCTTGTCTGAAGGTTGTGTTGCAGGCGTAATGCGAAGTGTTGTTTTAAAGCTGGCTAAAATGCACAATCTACCTTTAATAGAAGCACAAATCAATCCAGATATTTTAAACGAGGCAGAAGAGGTTTTTGTAACCAATGCCACTAGCGGAATTAGATGGGTAATGGGCTATGGAAAAAAGCGTTATTTTAACGAAGTAGCAAAGGACTTGAGTACAAAATTAAATGGGTTAATTTAA